A genomic stretch from Malus domestica chromosome 15, GDT2T_hap1 includes:
- the LOC103401716 gene encoding protein CELLULOSE SYNTHASE INTERACTIVE 3 isoform X1, with protein MLLRQRNWVLGLSEGGEFFDICIIGGLRVLKEPAMDDEEGTMARVAQFVEQLHASMSTPKEKELITARLLGISKARKDARAIIGSHSQAMPLFISILRNGTPAAKVNVAATLSVLCKDEDLRLKVLLGGCIPALLSLLKSESIEARKAAAEAIYEVSSGGLSDDHVGIKIFITEGVVPNLWNQLNPKSKQDKVVEGFVTGALRNLCGDKDGYWRATLEAGGVDIIVGLLSSDNAAAQSNAASLLARLMLAFSDSIPKVIDSGAVKALLWLVGQENDVSVRASAADALEALSSKSTGAKKAIVNADGLRVLIGAIVAPSKECMQGECGQALQDHATRALANICGGMSALILYLGELSQSPRLAAPVADIIGALAYTLMVFEHNSGVDQDSVNVTKIEDILVMLLKPRDNKLVQERVLEAMASLYGNNYLSSWLNHAQAKKVLIGLITMAAVDVQEYLIPSLTSLCCDGVGIWESIGKREGIQLLISLLGLSSEQHQEYAVQLLAILTDQVDDSKWAITAAGGIPPLVQLLETGSQKAKEDAAHVLWNLCCHSEDIRACVESAGAIPAFLWLLKSGGSRGQEASAKALTKLVRTADSATINQLLVLLLGDSPSSKAHTIRVLGHALIMASHKDLVHKCSAANKGLRSLVQVLNSSNEETQEYAASVLADLFSTRQDICDTLATDEIVHPCMKLLTSNTQGVATQSARALGALSRPMKTKPRSKMSYIAEGDVKPLIRLAKTSSIDAVETAVAALANLLSDPQIAAEALAEDVVSALIRVLDDGTSEGKKNASRALHQLLKHFPIGDLLTGNAQCRFAMLAIVDSLNALDMDGTDAADALEVVSLLARTKQGVNFTYPPWSALAEVPSSLEPLVRCLAEGPPPLQDKAIEILSRLCGEQPLVLGDLLIERSSSLGSLANRVMNSSSLEIRVGGAALLICAAKEHKQKALEVLDVSGYLEPLTYALVDMVKRKSSCSFPEIEVRTPRGFIERTAFHEGDEFDVPDPAIVLGGTVALWLLCIIGSFHAKSKLTIMEAGGLEVLSEKLAGYTSNPQAEYEDTEGIWISALVLAILFEDANVVLSPVTMRIIPSLALLLKSDEMIDRFFAAQSMASLVSNGSKGIILALANSGAVVGLITLIGYVESDVPNLVTLSEEFSLVRNPDQVVLECLFDFEDIRVGSTARKSIPLLVDLLRPMPERPGAPPIAVKLLTRIANGSDTNKLIVGEAGALDALTKYLSLSPQDSTEATITELFRILFSNPDLIRYEASASSLNQLIAVLRLGSRNARYSAARALHELFGAENIRDSDLARHSIQPLVDMLNAASESEQEAALIALIKLTSGNSSKAALLTDVGGNPMESLYKILSSASSLELKRTAAQLCCTLFVNTEVRGNPIASECIEPLISLMHSDATTAVEAGVCAFEKLLDDEHRVELAMAYNVVDLLVGLVSGTSMQLIEASVCSLIKLGKDRTPCKLDMVNAGIIDKCLELLPVAPSSLCSSIAELFRILTNSNAIARSLAAAQIVEPLFIVLQRPDFNLWGQHSALQALVNVLEKPQSLATLKLTPSQVIEPLISFLESPSQAIQQLGTELLSHLLAQEHFQLDITTKNAVVPLVQLAGIGILNLQQTAVKALEIISTSWPKAVADAGGIFELGKVIIQDDPQPPHALWESAALVLSNVLHFNAEYYFKVPVVVLVKMLHSTVDSTITVALNALLVHERSDNLSAEQMTDGGAIEALLDLLRSHQCEEASGRLLEALFNNVRIRQMKVSKYAIAPLSQYLLDPQTKSESGKLLAALALGDLSQHEGLARARDSISACRALVSLLEEQPTEEMKMVSICALQNFVMNSRTNRRAVAEAGGILIIQELLLSPNAETAGQAALLIKFLFSNHTLQEYVSNELVRSLTAALERELWSSATINEEVLRALHMIFINFPKLHISEAATLCIPNLIGALKSGSDTAQDVVLDTLSLLRHSWSTMPIDIAKSQAVIAAEAIPILQMLMRTCPPSFHERADSLLHCLPGCLTVTIKRGNNLKQAMGGTNAFCRLTIGNGPPRQTKVVSHSTSPEWKEGFTWAFDVPPKGQKLHIICKSKNTFGKTTLGRVTIQIDKVVSEGVYSGLFSLNHDSNKDGSSRTLEIEIIWSNRMADEET; from the exons GGTTGAAGGTTTTGTGACAGGGGCTTTGAGAAATCTTTGTGGTGACAAGGATGGTTACTGGAGAGCAACACTTGAGGCTGGTGGAGTAGATATCATTGTGGGTCTTCTGTCTTCTGACAATGCTGCTGCCCAGTCCAATGCTGCCTCCCTTTTGGCCCGTCTTATGTTGGCTTTCAGTGATAGCATCCCCAAAGTAATAGATTCTGGAGCTGTCAAAGCTTTGCTTTGGCTTGTGGGTCAGGAAAATGATGTTTCTGTTCGTGCTAGTGCTGCTGATGCTTTGGAAGCcctttcttcaaagtcaactgGGGCTAAAAAGGCTATTGTGAATGCAGATGGTCTTCGAGTTCTAATTGGGGCTATAGTTGCTCCATCTAAAGAATGTATGCAAGGTGAGTGTGGGCAGGCTCTTCAAGACCATGCCACACGGGCTTTAGCAAATATTTGTGGCGGGATGTCTGCTTTAATTTTGTATCTTGGAGAACTTTCACAGTCACCTCGCCTAGCTGCCCCGGTTGCTGATATTATTGGAGCTCTTGCATACACACTGATGGTCTTTGAGCACAATTCTGGTGTGGATCAGGATTCTGTTAATGTAACAAAGATAGAGGATATTCTTGTAATGCTGCTAAAGCCTCGGGACAATAAGCTTGTTCAAGAGCGTGTCCTTGAGGCCATGGCTAGTCTATATGGCAACAACTATCTCTCCAGTTGGCTCAATCATGCACAGGCAAAGAAGGTGCTCATTGGACTTATAACAATGGCTGCTGTTGACGTGCAAGAGTATCTTATACCCTCTTTGACAAGCTTATGCTGTGATGGTGTTGGAATATGGGAGTCCATTGGCAAGAGAGAAGGAATTCAGTTACTTATTTCACTGTTGGGGTTATCCAGTGAGCAGCATCAAGAATATGCTGTTCAGTTGCTGGCCATCTTAACTGACCAAGTCGATGACAGCAAGTGGGCTATTACTGCTGCCGGTGGGATTCCTCCTCTGGTACAGTTATTAGAGACGGGTTCTCAGAAGGCGAAAGAGGATGCCGCTCATGTGTTGTGGAATTTGTGCTGTCACAGTGAAGATATCCGTGCATGTGTTGAAAGTGCAGGAGCCATCCCAGCATTTTTATGGCTTCTGAAAAGTGGTGGGTCAAGAGGACAAGAAGCATCAGCCAAGGCACTCACAAAGCTTGTCCGGACAGCTGATTCTGCCACCATTAATCAGTTGTTAGTTTTGCTCCTCGGTGACTCTCCAAGCTCAAAGGCCCACACTATCAGGGTATTGGGTCATGCACTCATAATGGCCTCACACAAGGATCTTGTGCATAAATGTTCAGCAGCTAATAAAGGGCTGAGGTCTCTTGTCCAGGTTCTCAATTCATCAAATGAAGAAACTCAAGAGTATGCTGCTTCTGTCCTAGCTGATCTATTCAGCACAAGACAAGATATTTGTGATACTCTTGCTACTGATGAGATCGTGCATCCTTGCATGAAGCTATTGACCAGCAACACACAAGGTGTTGCAACACAATCAGCTCGAGCATTGGGTGCTCTGTCCCGTCCTATGAAGACCAAACCAAGAAGCAAGATGTCTTATATTGCAGAAGGTGATGTCAAGCCCCTTATCAGACTTGCTAAAACTTCTTCCATTGATGCTGTTGAAACTGCAGTTGCCGCACTTGCCAATCTTCTCTCTGATCCCCAGATTGCTGCAGAAGCCCTGGCAGAAGATGTTGTTTCAGCTTTGATAAGAGTACTGGATGATGGAACTTCAGAAGGTAAGAAGAATGCATCCCGTGCGCTTCATCAATTGCTGAAGCATTTTCCAATAGGTGATTTGCTCACAGGAAATGCTCAGTGTCGTTTTGCTATGCTTGCTATTGTTGATTCCTTAAATGCATTGGATATGGATGGGACTGATGCTGCGGATGCTTTAGAAGTAGTTTCCCTTTTGGCTAGAACAAAACAGGGCGTGAACTTCACTTACCCTCCATGGTCTGCCCTTGCTGAAGTTCCATCAAGCTTAGAACCTCTTGTTCGCTGCCTGGCTGAAGGGCCTCCCCCGCTTCAGGATAAGGCAATAGAAATTTTATCTAGGCTTTGCGGTGAGCAGCCACTTGTGCTTGGTGATCTATTGATTGAAAGATCAAGCTCTCTTGGTTCACTAGCTAACAGGGTAATGAACTCATCTAGTCTAGAAATCAGAGTTGGAGGAGCTGCATTACTTATTTGTGCAGCAAAAGAGCACAAACAGAAGGCACTCGAAGTACTTGATGTGTCAGGATATTTGGAACCATTAACGTATGCTTTAGTGGACATGGTGAAGCGAAAGTCTAGCTGCTCCTTTCCAGAAATTGAAGTCAGAACTCCTAGAGGTTTTATTGAAAGAACTGCATTCCACGAAGGTGATGAGTTTGATGTCCCTGATCCAGCCATTGTTTTGGGGGGTACTGTTGCCTTGTGGTTGCTATGCATAATTGGTTCCTTTCATGCCAAGAGCAAACTCACCATTATGGAAGCTGGTGGTCTTGAGGTTCTATCTGAAAAGCTTGCAGGTTACACTTCCAATCCACAG GCAGAATATGAGGATACAGAAGGTATATGGATTAGTGCCCTGGTCCTGGCTATTCTGTTCGAAGATGCAAATGTTGTTCTGTCACCTGTAACAATGCGCATCATTCCTTCACTTGCTCTTCTTTTGAAATCGGATGAGATGATTGATAGGTTCTTTGCTGCCCAGTCAATGGCCAGTCTTGTTTCTAATGGTAGTAAAGGAATAATTCTTGCCCTTGCAAATTCGGGTGCTGTTGTTGGATTGATAACTCTTATTGGTTATGTAGAGTCCGACGTGCCTAACCTTGTTACTTTATCAGAAGAGTTTTCTCTGGTGCGAAATCCTGATCAAGTTGTTTTGGAGTGcctttttgattttgaagacaTAAGAGTTGGATCAACAGCACGTAAATCTATACCTCTCTTAGTGGATCTCTTGAGACCAATGCCAGAACGGCCCGGTGCCCCTCCAATTGCTGTTAAACTCTTGACTCGTATCGCCAATGGAAGCGATACAAATAAGTTAATTGTGggtgaagctggagctctggaTGCTCTGACAAAGTACCTGTCTCTGAGTCCACAAGACTCCACCGAAGCCACAATAACTGAATTATTCAGAATTTTATTTAGCAATCCTGATCTCATTCGATATGAAGCATCAGCTAGTTCGTTGAATCAACTCATAGCTGTTCTGCGACTGGGTTCAAGAAATGCAAGATATAGTGCTGCCAGAGCTCTTCATGAACTATTTGGTGCTGAGAACATTAGAGATTCTGATTTAGCCAGGCACTCAATTCAGCCATTGGTTGACATGCTTAATGCTGCATCAGAGAGTGAACAAGAGGCTGCCCTCATTGCGTTAATAAAGTTGACTTCAGGAAATTCTTCTAAAGCAGCTTTGCTGACTGATGTGGGGGGAAACCCAATGGAGAGTTTGTACAAAATACTGTCTTCTGCTTCATCCTTGGAATTAAAGAGAACAGCTGCACAACTCTGTTGTACTTTGTTTGTTAATACTGAAGTCAGAGGAAATCCAATTGCCTCAGAATGCATAGAGCCCCTTATATCACTGATGCATTCTGATGCTACTACAGCTGTAGAAGCTGgagtttgtgcttttgaaaAATTGTTGGATGATGAACACCGGGTGGAGCTTGCAATGGCCTATAATGTTGTGGATCTCCTTGTTGGATTAGTTTCTGGAACAAGCATGCAGCTCATTGAGGCCAGTGTCTGTTCTCTCATAAAGTTGGGGAAAGACCGGACCCCATGCAAATTGGATATGGTAAATGCTGGAATCATTGATAAATGTCTTGAACTACTACCTGTTGCACCCAGTTCATTATGCTCTTCCATAGCTGAATTGTTCCGCATTTTAACAAATAGTAATGCAATTGCTAGAAGTTTGGCTGCTGCACAAATTGTAGAACCTCTTTTTATAGTTTTACAACGTCCAGATTTCAATTTATGGGGACAGCACAGTGCATTACAAGCACTAGTAAATGTTTTGGAGAAGCCACAGAGCCTTGCAACGTTAAAGCTTACACCTAGCCAAGTGATCGAGCCTCTTATTTCATTTCTGGAATCCCCATCTCAAGCCATTCAGCAGCTTGGCACAGAATTGCTATCTCATCTTCTTGCACAAGAACATTTTCAGCTAGATATTACAACAAAAAATGCAGTTGTTCCACTCGTTCAGCTTGCTGGAATTGGAATATTAAACTTACAGCAGACAGCGGTAAAGGCATTGGAAATAATCTCCACAAGCTGGCCAAAGGCAGTTGCCGATGCTGGTGGTATATTTGAGCTTGGAAAGGTTATTATTCAAGATGACCCTCAGCCACCTCATGCCCTGTGGGAATCAGCTGCTTTAGTTCTCTCAAATGTTCTGCACTTCAATGCTGAATACTATTTTAAGGTTCCTGTGGTGGTTCTTGttaaaatgttgcattcaacaGTGGACAGCACCATCACGGTGGCCCTCAATGCGTTGCTTGTTCATGAAAGGAGTGATAATTTAAGTGCTGAACAGATGACTGATGGTGGTGCTATAGAAGCCTTGTTGGACCTTTTACGGTCTCATCAATGCGAAGAAGCATCTGGAAGATTACTTGAAGCTCTATTTAACAATGTCAGGATACGACAAATGAAGGTCTCTAAGTATGCAATAGCACCGCTATCACAGTATCTGTTGGATCCACAAACCAAATCAGAGTCTGGAAAACTTCTTGCTGCTCTTGCTCTTGGAGACCTTTCCCAACATGAAGGGCTTGCAAGAGCCAGAGATTCCATTTCTGCATGTCGTGCATTGGTAAGCTTGCTTGAAGAACAGCCAACAGAAGAGATGAAAATGGTGTCAATTTGTGCATTGCAAAACTTCGTCATGAACAGCCGAACGAATAGGCGAGCTGTCGCAGAAGCAGGGGGCATACTGATTATTCAAGAACTACTACTGTCTCCCAATGCAGAAACTGCTGGGCAGGCAGCATTGCTTatcaaatttttgttttctaatcaCACACTCCAAGAGTATGTATCAAATGAACTTGTCAGATCTTTGACAG CTGCATTGGAGAGAGAGTTGTGGTCCTCAGCAACTATTAATGAAGAGGTCTTGAGAGCCTTACATATGATATTCATCAACTTCCCAAAGCTCCATATTTCTGAAGCAGCCACTCTCTGCATTCCCAATTTGATCGGAGCTCTTAAATCTGGTAGCGACACAGCTCAGGATGTTGTTTTGGACACCCTTTCCCTGTTGAGACATTCTTGGTCAACCATGCCAATAGATATTGCAAAGTCTCAGGCTGTGATTGCTGCTGAAGCCATTCCCATCCTACAAATGCTCATGAGAACCTGTCCTCCAAGTTTCCATGAGAGAGCAGACAGCCTGTTGCATTGCTTACCAGGTTGTTTGACGGTTACAATTAAGCGGGGCAACAACCTTAAACAGGCCATGGGAGGCACAAATGCTTTTTGTCGATTGACAATAGGCAATGGCCCTCCTCGACAAACCAAG GTAGTGAGCCACAGTACCTCTCCTGAGTGGAAAGAAGGCTTTACGTGGGCATTTGATGTGCCTCCAAAGGGACAGAAACTCCACATCATTTGCAAAAGCAAAAATACCTTCGGAAAG ACAACTCTGGGAAGAGTGACGATCCAAATTGACAAAGTCGTTAGTGAAGGAGTATACAGTGGATTGTTCAGTCTAAATCATGACAGCAACAAAGATGGTTCTTCCCGTACACTAGAAATCGAGATTATCTGGTCAAACAGAATGGCTGATGAAGAAACATGA